A window of the Cannabis sativa cultivar Pink pepper isolate KNU-18-1 chromosome X, ASM2916894v1, whole genome shotgun sequence genome harbors these coding sequences:
- the LOC115711109 gene encoding uncharacterized protein LOC115711109, with protein sequence MPEDFHLERPLFGGALASTFPQRFQDVSNIREVPDHQEVFVDPSRDESLILEILELKEEVGDDGSASWFLQDLSSEQEAEGCVVIEQSGVTEAPGLCYKNTPAVITTAVGQMAISKGRQGREAQNFVRVYVANVRLKEVNTDILISAYEPIHINPLSDSATAVGAGVATPAELSGCMPMVEVFKLAVSMFKVNNWGLFGSV encoded by the exons atgccTGAAGATTTCCACTTAGAGCGCCCTCTGTTCGGCGGTGCCTTAGCTAGCACCTTCCCTCAAAGGTTCCag GACGTGAGTAATATTCGAGAAGTTCCAGATCATCAG GAGGTGTTTGTGGATCCTTCCCGGGATGAAAGTTTGATCCTTGAGATATTAGAATTGAAGGAAGAAGTTGGTGATGATGGAAGTGCTTCATGGTTTCTTCAAGACCTTTCCTCTGAACAAGAAGCTGAAGGCtgcgta GTGATTGAACAGTCAGGAGTGACTGAGGCCCCTGGACTGTGCTATAAGAACACACCTGCTGTCATTACAACTGCAGTTGGCCAAATG GCTATCTCTAAGGGACGGCAAGGTAGGGAAGCACAAAATTTTGTGAGG GTATATGTTGCAAATGTTCGTCTTAAAGAAGTTAACACGGATATCCTAATTTCGGCATATGAGCCGATTCATATAAA TCCATTGAGTGATAGTGCTACCGCCGTCGGGGCTGGTGTTGCCACTCCTGCTGAGCTTTCTGGATGTATGCCAATGGTTGAGGTCTTCAAACTTGCTGTCTCAATGTTTAAAGTCAACAACTGGGGCCTTTTTGGCAGTGTATAG